In Nostoc sp. CENA543, a single genomic region encodes these proteins:
- the xth gene encoding exodeoxyribonuclease III produces MKIATWNVNSIRTRLEQVIDWLGQNPVDILCLQETKVVDADFPRSPLEDLGYHLYISGQKSYNGVALVSQKPLANVTMGFTPILPEIDPIWDEQKRVITGVMDGVRILNLYVPNGSSVGSEKYDFKLRWLTVLRKYLQTLLSSESAICMCGDFNIALEARDIHEKVKVENHIMASEAERQALKDILELGFADAFRKFTSEGGHYSWWDYRTAAFRRNQGWRIDHHYLTPTLYDRAASCIIDITPRKLTQPSDHTPVIVEF; encoded by the coding sequence ATGAAAATTGCCACTTGGAATGTTAATTCGATTCGCACTCGTCTAGAGCAGGTTATTGATTGGTTGGGACAAAATCCCGTAGATATTCTGTGTTTGCAAGAAACTAAAGTTGTAGATGCAGATTTTCCGCGATCGCCTTTAGAGGATTTAGGCTATCACCTATATATATCGGGACAAAAATCTTATAATGGAGTCGCCCTAGTTAGTCAAAAACCGCTTGCAAATGTAACTATGGGATTTACCCCCATACTCCCAGAGATTGATCCAATTTGGGATGAGCAGAAGCGAGTAATTACCGGTGTTATGGATGGGGTGAGAATTTTAAACCTCTATGTTCCCAATGGTTCCTCTGTAGGTAGCGAGAAATATGACTTTAAACTACGCTGGTTGACGGTGCTACGAAAGTATTTACAAACACTGTTGTCATCTGAATCTGCTATTTGTATGTGTGGCGATTTTAATATTGCCCTAGAAGCCAGAGATATTCACGAGAAAGTCAAAGTAGAAAATCATATTATGGCTTCAGAAGCAGAACGCCAAGCCCTCAAAGATATTCTAGAATTAGGCTTTGCCGATGCTTTTCGGAAATTTACCAGCGAAGGCGGACACTATAGCTGGTGGGACTATCGCACCGCCGCCTTTCGTCGCAATCAAGGATGGCGGATTGACCATCACTATCTAACGCCTACACTATACGATCGCGCAGCTAGCTGCATTATTGATATCACCCCCAGGAAATTAACCCAACCGAGTGACCATACGCCGGTAATTGTGGAATTTTAA
- a CDS encoding zinc-binding dehydrogenase — translation MLAALLYGQEDLRLEQVADPVPDFGEVVIKVGVATTCGTDLKVWRRGGHAKMLKPPTLFGHEAAGEIIAVGAGVMGWQVGDRIVANNSAPCMKCFFCQRQEYSLCPHLTWNNGTFAEYLKIPAPIVQHNMLPVPDELPLALAAMTEPLACVLHGVARSQIKPQDRVVVLGDGAIGLMFVAALAENTEVLLWGGNNHRLEIGEKLGAAKTFNYHQIPDIPGVVKELTDGWGADVVIEATGVPSVWETAIACARPGAIVNLFGGCPRDTTITVNTEQLHYSELTLKGIFHNTPQYVKAALALIASRKIPFELLISEQRQLQDLEQVFHDMKARKVIKVAMNP, via the coding sequence GTGTTAGCAGCATTACTTTATGGTCAGGAAGATTTACGCTTAGAACAAGTTGCAGACCCAGTACCAGATTTTGGTGAAGTAGTCATTAAAGTAGGGGTAGCGACAACTTGCGGTACAGATTTAAAGGTATGGCGGCGCGGTGGTCATGCCAAAATGCTGAAACCACCGACCTTATTTGGCCATGAAGCAGCAGGAGAGATTATAGCAGTAGGTGCGGGTGTGATGGGTTGGCAAGTAGGCGATCGCATCGTCGCTAATAACTCCGCACCCTGTATGAAATGCTTTTTTTGCCAACGTCAAGAATATTCTCTGTGTCCCCACTTAACTTGGAATAACGGCACATTTGCAGAATACTTAAAAATTCCTGCGCCTATTGTGCAGCATAATATGTTGCCAGTTCCTGATGAATTGCCGTTAGCATTAGCAGCGATGACAGAACCCTTAGCTTGTGTATTGCATGGGGTCGCTCGTTCTCAGATTAAACCTCAAGATAGAGTAGTAGTTTTGGGGGATGGGGCGATTGGGTTGATGTTTGTTGCAGCTTTAGCTGAAAATACTGAGGTGTTGCTGTGGGGAGGTAACAACCACAGATTAGAAATTGGGGAAAAACTAGGCGCGGCTAAGACATTTAACTATCATCAAATACCAGACATTCCTGGCGTAGTTAAAGAACTAACAGATGGTTGGGGTGCAGATGTGGTGATTGAAGCAACGGGAGTACCCAGCGTTTGGGAAACTGCGATCGCCTGCGCCCGTCCTGGTGCTATTGTAAATTTATTTGGCGGTTGTCCTAGAGATACGACAATAACAGTCAACACAGAACAATTACATTACAGCGAACTCACCTTAAAAGGTATTTTCCACAACACACCTCAATATGTGAAGGCTGCACTTGCATTAATTGCTAGTCGCAAAATACCTTTTGAATTACTAATTAGTGAACAGCGACAATTGCAAGATTTAGAACAAGTTTTTCACGATATGAAAGCACGCAAAGTTATTAAAGTGGCGATGAATCCTTAA
- a CDS encoding tetratricopeptide repeat protein, with protein MSCSRLLNIRHNLQAEEPYYHRANSYYNLGNYQAAVVDYTEVIRQNTGKFGFSRGAYWNRARAYEKLGEKQQAIADLTQLIGSSSKNAEEYLFRGKLYKD; from the coding sequence ATGTCTTGTTCCAGATTGTTAAACATTCGGCACAATCTTCAAGCTGAAGAACCATATTATCATCGTGCCAATTCCTACTATAATCTCGGTAATTATCAAGCCGCAGTGGTAGATTATACAGAAGTAATTAGACAAAATACAGGTAAGTTTGGTTTCAGTCGAGGTGCATATTGGAATAGGGCGAGGGCTTACGAAAAGTTAGGAGAAAAACAACAAGCGATCGCAGATTTAACTCAATTAATTGGTAGTAGTAGTAAAAACGCTGAAGAGTACCTATTCAGAGGAAAACTTTACAAGGATTAA
- a CDS encoding DUF5674 family protein — MVLIIREAATPEEIEEMLKTWDVFIKIAVDIERQILAGGGVRHYECEQELLKDGSKQRYIFGADWSPYTQEIVFESIINIRPSQNNRSMIIQSPQIREQVSQITKQFLGGM, encoded by the coding sequence TTGGTTTTAATTATCCGTGAAGCAGCTACCCCTGAAGAGATAGAGGAAATGCTGAAAACTTGGGATGTATTTATTAAAATAGCAGTAGATATAGAACGTCAAATTCTAGCAGGTGGTGGCGTTCGCCATTACGAATGTGAACAAGAATTGCTCAAAGACGGTAGCAAACAACGATATATTTTCGGTGCTGATTGGTCTCCTTACACTCAGGAGATAGTATTTGAGTCAATTATTAACATTCGCCCCAGTCAAAACAATCGTAGTATGATCATCCAATCTCCACAAATTCGAGAACAAGTTAGCCAAATTACCAAGCAATTCCTAGGAGGAATGTAA
- a CDS encoding Dethiobiotin synthetase, producing the protein MNYETARKLLLGQTIATEENPDALLTRMKQGKPPVPGQITSILLALKVVFEALKESPSLDRELTFALYQLSVKTQQLFIAGRRVGVDWPPLLKEDLVRIALAVESIFSGVWQTPPPGSF; encoded by the coding sequence ATGAATTACGAAACAGCTCGCAAACTCCTACTAGGCCAAACAATTGCAACTGAGGAAAACCCAGATGCACTGTTGACGCGGATGAAACAAGGTAAACCACCAGTCCCAGGTCAAATTACCTCTATTTTGTTAGCTTTAAAAGTTGTGTTTGAAGCCTTGAAAGAATCTCCCAGTCTAGATAGAGAATTAACTTTTGCTCTTTATCAATTAAGTGTGAAAACGCAACAGTTATTTATCGCTGGACGCAGAGTTGGTGTTGATTGGCCGCCATTACTTAAGGAAGATTTAGTGAGAATTGCTTTAGCTGTGGAAAGTATCTTTTCTGGCGTTTGGCAAACTCCTCCACCTGGAAGTTTTTAG